A stretch of DNA from Thunnus thynnus chromosome 16, fThuThy2.1, whole genome shotgun sequence:
tagacaagcaggggttatggttagggttagggtaagtctccagaaaatgaatataagtccaaGTAAATACCCCTGTAGTGACTtaagtaaacctgtgtgtgtgtgggaatgtgCATGTGCGAACGTCCACAttgttttcatgtctgtgttttgtcaATTAAACACACCCTTGTGAATGAGTTGTTTGTTGTAGACACTATCAGATCTCAGTGCCACCCATGGTGGAGATTCAGATCAGAAACAATATCATATGATAAGCCAAACTGCATAAATAACAATCTATTGCATCATGGAGTAGAATCTGGATGGTTTGTGCGGGAGTGGCACCcgttcattttaataaaaaaaagattttaatagAAAATCTTTGACATGTTCTGTTTGCCTGTGTTGCTAAACTACTAGACGGGAGCTTCTCACTGGAGGATACACAAAATAAGTGGCACCACGTGGAGCAGGGGgaatgtgtaaaatgtaaaatgcaaattttaaaAGGGACACAAGACCTTTCAACATGTTAATCATTccctctttctgtgtctctctcaggTTCTGGGGCGATGATCGCTGTCATCGTCATAGGTATTATCATCATTCTCGCCATTCTACTGATTATCCTGAAGACATACAACAGGTAAGGCCACATTCCTCTTAGACAGAACAATACCTGCATATTGAATGTCAGGAGTCATGAAAGAAACAATGATGCTATTTTTATCAACTTCAAGACAAGGCAATTTTATCTGGTGTACATTTCATTACAGGTAAACTCAGTGTGCTTTACATTGAAGTGCCTTAAGTGAGAAGTACAAGAAATacaagaacaaacaacactgacaaccatcccacagacagacagacacacacacacacacacacacacacacacacaatcatacgcctcaaaaacagacagacaacaaacagaaaacagaaacattttcagtttactttTGAATCTGGACACAGTTCTGACAGATTTCAGGCTATTATATGCAGAGAACAGGACCAAAGTAGCTAAAAGCACCTTCACCAGATCTGGATTGTATTCAAGGTACAGTTAGGAAACCATCACTTGATGGCCTGAGAGGTCTGACTGGATTGTAGTCAGTGAGCAGGTCAGAAATATACTGGGGAGCCAAACCATTAAGTGCTTTAAGGGGGACCAGAcatgtgctgctgctcttcatctttttattattgCATCTGTGTAATAATGTAGACTAAGCAAACATTCATCCACAtcttcatattttatgttactCTTTGACAGTGAATCccttttttggcttgtgatcCTTTAAAGTGACACAGTGTCTACTGGGAACCCCTTGTCACAGGTCACATGTATCTATGAGTTGCAAGCAGTTCAACCAAAGACTGATAATCCTTTCTcagattgtttaatttgaatacTTTTCAGAGGCATTAGGAGGTAAAATGTTAcacaatttaaaagaaaaaaacaaatgtttcttttttatgttatatGGCCCTTATGACTCAGTCTGCAGTGGTTGAAGAAGTATTTAGATGTTTTACTTCCATAATATTAACAGTTTTGACAGAAAATCCCAGTCTTatcttttggatttttttatatttcacataTGAGTGATGTATCTGATGTTTGTTACCTTTAATTCAGTAATTAAATCATTATCTTTGTCATTTACAAACAAAGTAATACTACAAGTGATGACAAGGCAATATCTATCATAGTTGTACACAAGTGACTTTTCAATTGCTGAATAACATTATTCAGCATTAACATTGAATGCCAAACATGTCCAACACAATACAACATTGTAAGTGACTGATGTGAGAGTTGTCTTAACATCATTGTCTCTTTGTGGTCAGGCGGACACATGTATCCCGAGTCCTGGGAGCCAACGGGGGCTCCAAACCTCGTCCGAAGATGTCACAATCCACAGTTCAGAGCAGCATGCCACTGAGCAACATGGGAGTCAACTCTGTGACGGGCAGCATCACCAACTCAAACCCAGAGAACGGCTTCCAGCCTCCCGGAGTGGAACTGAACAGCATGGAGGGAAACCAAATAGAGCAGTTCAGCACCACCAGTGGATCCACTGTGGTCACCATGCATGACCCTCCATCATTAGGAAACACATAGCAACAAGACTGCGGTTTAGTCTCACAACAGGCATTGACTGATATGTTGTCTTCATCCGTGACCACATGCTGCGCGCTGACTGAATCCTGTGGAAACTCAATCCGTGACGTTAGTGTTGTCACCGTCAATCTCCACCCACTGAGCCACTGCCACTGACGACATGGataacaagacaaaaatatacattatgaACAAAACTGGACCATAAACAGACACAATGGACTGCATGAAGGATGGGACTAAAACTGAAGCTTTCTTGTGAAGAATTGTTTTTGGCTACAGTCAGTGTTCAGAGTATAGATGCCATAAGTTCCTGTACTCCTGCAGATGTTCCATCATGACAAATACAATGAAGAAAATGTGTAGTAAAGACTGTAAAGGCTTGACATTGTTGGTCTTACGTGTGTACATTTCTGTATTAAAGAGGACCATATAGGTTCATGAGTAGAATTAGTATAAACGTTagaagagacaaagacagtATGAAGTATGATAGTGGTTACCAGTatgatttatttgttaatattgCTTTAATCTAGTTTACCTTGCATCATACTATCTTTGTCTTCTGCACATACATCCGCtcagattattttttgattaaaaaatatctataaaatgtcttatttttacCCTGTAGAGTTAAGAGACCACAGAGATATTTGGTGAAATATCTTGTTGTCAGCCTAATGCGCTGATCCTTTTTTAGTTTGACACCAAAAGATTTTGCACTTTATTTTCGTTgctttctgtatttgtattgtttgtggttctttaaatgaaatgagattaaaataaaaatttaaagttTCTAAATGTTCCTGGCCTGATTGTTAGAATTTAGTGTTATTTACACAGAGAAAAACGCATGGTATGAAAATTGGGAAGGAAATttgaaataatgacaaaaagaaaaaagaagaaaagaaaataagaaaagttGTGAGGTGTAGGAAGACACCTAAGCTCAAATGTGTCTATCTGTTCTAACAAATGCTAATTCATAGGACTGCTGTCAAATTAAACCTGGAGTGTCATGTAATTGAAATCACACAACTCCACACATGTGATGCCATAGACTAGGGTGGGGAAATTTTCCAACAGGAAGTACTTGCTGTGAAGTCCAGTCAAAAGTCAGTGACAAAGGATTTAGAGTAATTTAATGACAAGGATATAAATCTGACATAAATTAAGCAATGTTGCCAATTGTTATCAGATTGTGTTTATTATACATTCATGCctcaaaatatgttatttttcaaatttcagtcaatatttcattgtCCCACTTTAGAAAATGTGGTCTGAAATATGGGACAGCGTGGTTTTACTAATGTGGGACAGTCATATACGTTCTGTAATTGGTGAAATATGCATTTAGGCACATTCAATGTGCAATACTAATAGTTATTCAGGGGTCTTAGTCTTGTAATGcttatttttagttattttaggCAGAttgcaaattatattattactaatattcatatataatacataatactATTTGTAACAGCAAAGatattgtaattaattaattgatgaaACATGGGCATGCACTTTGGCCATGAGTATTATTGATCAGCCTCCCAGTGAGTGTCCCAGATTTCAGCCTGAACTGTCCCACATTAGGAAAGCCACATAATCTGGGACAATTTGGAACAAAGAAAactttcatatttatatttaccatttcttctctcttttctgatACGATTAGAAAACACCGTGGGGATTTCAGAATGGTATTGGGTGCGGATATAATGTAACTAGCTTAATatcagaatcagttttattagCTAAGTATGCAACCATACAAAGAATAAGTGTTGGCGTTTGCTCTCAAAAACGCAAcatagaataataaaaacagaacaaaagtaaggtggtaataataataatgatgagataaacaaagtaatattataattaaataaaaagtcgAAATATATTGCTGAAGTGTCAGTTGCAAAAATTGCCCCACtttaatcatagactgtatataaagactGTCTTTATATACTGTCTCTGACTAATTCATCCTATGTTGTATAATCCTAAATTGCAGGCAGGTTATTGCGCCCCCAGCTGCCACCTTCTGGCTTTACAACGTTGAAATATCTCAAAGCTGCATTCACGACAAGAAACGTTGCAAAACGCTCACGAATGAGATTGTCGACATAAAATCGGTGCCTGTCTGGATTTCCATTTATCACTTTGTAGTCCTTAAATACCTGGAGATATATAGACAAATCCGAAGCCTTTCATAAATCAGTGCGTGTATATTTAAGTTCACCGACAGCTGAAGAACAGTCTTGAATGCGACTTTACAGCGAACTGTTTACATTATTACGATGGTGACTGTTGGTGAGTGGCTAACAAGCTAATTTATCCTCTGGAATCGTGTATTTGCTCCAAAAAAGAAAGATTGCATTAGTAGTTTGagtttcaataaatatttataagaATCCGCTTTCTCTATagcattaataaaacaaaactaaccCAAATCTAGCTGTCATATTAGAGCCCATGCTAAGGAAGTAAGCTAAACATTCACACTGTTCCAGCTAGCACAGGTGCTATCTAAGCTACACCTTGGCTTGACTATCACTAATCAATAGTAGTTGATGGAAGTCGATATGTGACTTTCTGACACCTATTTTATACTGCCAATATGGCCAGGTCTTCCTTGTAAAAGTACGTCAAAAATGTATCTCAAGAGATTTCtggttaaataaattaataataataaggtgGTATAAGGTCAGTGTCCTTTGTCGCAGTGGAGCTGTTGAGTCTGCTGCTGGTGGCAGTGCTGTGGGGCTGCACCAACCCTTTCCTGAAGAAAGGCACAGAGGGGATAGAAAATGTGTCACAGACCAGCAGGGTCTCGCAGCTACTGGCTGAGGTCAAGTTTCTTTTCCTCAATCTCAAGGTAAACTCAGAGATCAgggttttggtttggttttttttgccattGTGCAAGTTTGTAATGATTACTTTATCAAAATAAATTGGTGTAATAAcacctttttcctttttatcttGGTGCCCAGTACCTCATCCCGTTTCTGCTGAACCAGAGTGGCTCTCTGGTCTACTATTACACCCTTTCCACCACAGGTGAGCTGCTTCAAGTTTAACATCATCACTGTCTGACTGCAGCCTCTGttataatgaaaaatgtagGGGAGAATGGGTTCATTTTTGACTCTGGTCAATAtacctttttcacagaagacattttcaAAAGCCCAGGTGAGGCTAATGATATCAATTATGGCTCAGTTTCACCAAGTGTCCCTAAATCATCCTAGTACGCCAGCATGCAGCATGTCCCTAGAGCCCTAAATATCACCTAAATATCCTGCACctgtcattttctttattaataacCCTTGTGCTTTTCCTGTATATGCCCTACTTGCCCACACTGAAGACgtcacacacattttaatggtatttttaaagaaaaagaaaccagGAAGTGTTTTTTAGAATCTCATAGAAACTAATAAACATGCTTATGAATAAGAGATCCAAACTTAAGGACCACACCGTATTTatgcattcatgttttttaaCTTGTCATAGTAGGTAAAGGCatcacaggtgttactaataacattaacaatggctctgttttGATTAAATGTCCCAGTAAGCCGTCGCAGTCAGCCAGCACatacaataccaggaccctgaaactgaagcagctaaatgcaACGCATTATTTATGCTTCCTCTACTTTGACATGTCAATCTAATAATTGGAGCATTTGATAAGAAAATATTATACCCAgatcctcctccttttcttcttatCCAGAGTTATCTCTTGCTGTTCCTGTGGCCAACTCTCTCACCTTCCTTTGCACTCTGCTCACTGGCAAGTTACTGGGCGAAGAGTTTGGAGGCAAACGTAAGTGACTCATGTTATGTTGGTGATATAGATACTACTATATTGGCAAGCTTTT
This window harbors:
- the ncmap gene encoding noncompact myelin-associated protein, translating into MQASTVSPVSNTTTPSNTTTVTKSKEQILIQSSGAMIAVIVIGIIIILAILLIILKTYNRRTHVSRVLGANGGSKPRPKMSQSTVQSSMPLSNMGVNSVTGSITNSNPENGFQPPGVELNSMEGNQIEQFSTTSGSTVVTMHDPPSLGNT
- the tmem234 gene encoding transmembrane protein 234 isoform X1 is translated as MVTVVELLSLLLVAVLWGCTNPFLKKGTEGIENVSQTSRVSQLLAEVKFLFLNLKYLIPFLLNQSGSLVYYYTLSTTELSLAVPVANSLTFLCTLLTGKLLGEEFGGKQALAGMFLTMVGITLCVISSIEDSGKQDMTQSVH
- the tmem234 gene encoding transmembrane protein 234 isoform X2 codes for the protein MELLSLLLVAVLWGCTNPFLKKGTEGIENVSQTSRVSQLLAEVKFLFLNLKYLIPFLLNQSGSLVYYYTLSTTELSLAVPVANSLTFLCTLLTGKLLGEEFGGKQALAGMFLTMVGITLCVISSIEDSGKQDMTQSVH